One stretch of Acanthochromis polyacanthus isolate Apoly-LR-REF ecotype Palm Island chromosome 16, KAUST_Apoly_ChrSc, whole genome shotgun sequence DNA includes these proteins:
- the mrpl19 gene encoding 39S ribosomal protein L19, mitochondrial, whose product MAACSKRLDKFIVSLRLLRNLQVQNERSISTSLCRWASENDSETPNFVPPSKPVIIDKTQAAATMRKFLSPEFIPPRQRTNPLKFSIERKDMIRRRKILNIPEFYAGSILAVSMADPNATGKINRFVGICIQRGGKGLGATFVLRNIINHQGVEICYELYNPRIQKIEVLKLEKRLDDNLMYLRDALPEYSTVDPDMKPVPFSLTGEVPLNELKVKMRPKPWSKRWERPKFNIQGIRFDLSLVPKQMEHAQKWAQPWQEYDMLKEYDTSKLEQQILSEVQQEMSK is encoded by the exons ATGGCAGCCTGTAGCAAAAGGCTCGACAAATTTATCGTTTCCCTGAGATTATTACGAAACCTGCAGGTGCAAAATGAAC GGTCTATATCTACCTCTCTGTGTCGTTGGGCTTCTGAAAATGACAGTGAAACACCTAACTTCGTCCCTCCGTCCAAACCTGTCATCATTGATAAAACACAGGCTGCAGCAACTATGCGCAA GTTTCTCAGCCCAGAGTTCATCCCTCCCAGACAGAGAACAAACCCTTTGAAGTTTTCCATAGAGAGGAAGGACATGATTCGCAGGAGGAAAATCCTCAACATTCCTGAATTCTACGCAG GGAGTATCCTGGCGGTGTCTATGGCCGATCCTAATGCCACTGGGAAAATCAACCGCTTTGTTGGCATCTGCATCCAGAGGGGTGGAAAAGGGCTGGGGGCCACATTTGTCCTGAGGAACATCATTAATCACCAAG gtGTGGAAATCTGCTACGAGCTGTACAACCCGCGCATCCAAAAGATTGAAGTGCTGAAGTTGGAGAAAAGACTGGATGACAACCTGATGTATCTGAGAGATGCTCTGCCCGAGTACAGCACTGTGGACCCCGACATGAAGCCTGTGCCTTTCTCCCTGACTGGAGAGGTGCCTTTGAACGAG CTTAAGGTAAAGATGCGCCCAAAGCCGTGGTCCAAACGCTGGGAACGACCCAAGTTCAACATCCAGGGCATCCGCTTCGATCTCAGCCTGGTCCCAAAACAGATGGAGCATGCCCAGAAGTGGGCTCAGCCCTGGCAGGAGTACGACATGCTGAAGGAGTACGACACCTCCAAACTGGAGCAGCAGATCCTCAGCGAAGTCCAGCAAGAAATGAGCAAATGA